The segment ctTGTTTTCTTGGTGCGACAAGGAGATACTGGGAGCATTGAGGAAGGCTCAACGATGCAACGGGGAAGAGATTGGGAAACATTGCAAGGGCTCTGCTAGAGCGATGGGAAAGATGCGGCTTCTCAGACTGATCCTGAGAGCCAATGACTTTCAGACTTGTAATATCACGACCAGGATGTTGCCTGTGCTTCAATGTCCATTGCCCTTGTCCATTACTTGTCCTGCTCAGTGATTGTGGCGTGCCATGTGCAGGCCTTGTTTTGCCCACACCTGTATTGTATGCTTTGGTGAGAAGTAGCTTGTTGGCCTGTTTTGCGCCGTGTCGCCTTTTCCAGGAATTCCCAGTTGCACAGAAGTTTCCGTGACATTGTTTATAATAGTGGGGAGCTAACCAATTCTCGAGCCTATCTGCCATAGCCCAATGATTCCAAGAAGAAATTAAGAGAGACAAAACACAGAACATTAGCTGTGTACAGTTTATGGTAGAGTATatttacctaggtacctaccaAGATGTATACACTAATGTACTGTAATATATTATACATACACACGAGgatattaaattatattatagtataaaGCGCTATAAAGCAGTACTTTATTTAAGCACGTACTTTTGCTTGCTTTTATAACAAACTATAATAAGTGTATTGGGTGGAgtaatagctttattaagTAGCTGTCTAATCTACCCACTACCCAGTGCTCAGCACGTAGTTAAATAGGTACTTGCTTCCTGCATGCGTCATCTATGCATCGTGAAGGATCTTATTAGCTAACCCAATTCTGTTTTTGCCAACATCAAAAGCCACGAAAACCGCTTTGAGCATCACGTTGCCTAGGATAGTCCCGGCCATGTCTTCGGCGCTTTGCATGCCGGCCCAGCAGAGGGAGGGCTCCGTATCGAGCGGACCGTAGTTGAGATATGGGCCTGGTATACGAATAACGTGTTCCGTTGGAAGCTTGAATAGGAGATCGGGGAGATCTTGAGAACCCTCACAGGGGAATTTGTACACGCCCGAGAGCAGGCCAGATTTCTGGACACCTGGGACATCTTCCCAGTATCTGCTGGCGAGGGGGTCTGGCAAGAACAAGAGAGACGTGCCGGTGTCGACGGTGGCCTGAAACTTGTGATACATCCACATTGGGTTTTTACCACGCCAAGCGGTGAGCTCTAGTTCAATATCCCAGTGGGGGCTGTCTGGGTTTGAGTCCAGCCATGTGATGTTGTCTGCAGCCATGGATTCGTTGATATACCCAAAATCGAAGCGGCTGGATGCGTTTCGGCGCAGGTCGACTGTAAACACGGGCTTCTTTAACCGGGATCGGAGTAGGGAGAGGAATGACGGAGTAGGAGGCGTGATGTTGTTAGGAAGCCGTTTTGCTAGCCCCATGATGCCGCTGACACTAGTTTCTCGTTCGAACCGGGGTGCCATGATCTGGGCCGATTCAATAGCGACATGCTTCATTTCTAAGCCGCCCAACCGGAGTGTGTCACGGTAAACGATGCCGGTCGCCGTGGTTCCGTCCACTGCATGTCAGTGTAAGCTATGTTGCCAAGGTGAAAGTTGCAACTTAATGCGACAACTCACAGTACTCAACACCCCAGAAGGCTTTGTCAACGCGGGTGGATGTGCTGGAATTTTTTGGCAGGTATCGAGGCGCCCAGGGGCCATTCTCGTTGACTCGGTATACTGAATCTGAAGATTGGACCCAGCTGTGGCGGTCAGTATAAACTGGCTGTGACTTTATTCCAGTCGAGACGCATCTGGGTATCTTACACATCCGAGGAACCAGTATCCAGTATCATCTTCAGCTTCTGAGCTGGCGTTCCAAACTCAACTTCTGTCACATATGCTTGGTCATTATCCAAGGGCTCGGCTGTGACAGACCCATCTACCACATGTTAGCCATCCTCGTACACTGAATGGTATTGTAGAGCTGGGATAAACCGACCCCCCTTCAATGCCATGTTGGAGCCCGGCACAGGTTTAGTCTTCCCCCATCGATTATGAGCTGCTTGCCAGTCGCTCAGGAAGTCCCTCCTCCCCTCCGGCCGAGACTTCGCCTCCAAAGAGAAGCAGTCCAGTGTGTTACCCTCAAAAGGCACCGCAGCACAGAGAGACAGGGCGGCAAAAGCTGCCGAGAGAACAGGGACTGCCCGCATTCTTCTGCTCTGCAAGACAGTATAAACGGTGGCAAGCAGGAGAGTAACAAAAAGGGAAGAACTGAGTACCTTGTGCACTAGGTCTAAGTACTTTAGGCAAAAGGAAGAAACAACACATCATTTGACAACCtaagtacccaggtacctaggtaggtactaaGTAGGTAGACAACTATAAGTAGGAGACAAACCGTCGACGGGAGGAAGCACAGCTGGTGGCAGCTGCCAAGTGCAAGGCCCAACCTAAAATATACTACAGTGGGAGGCGAAAGGTCGATACCCggatacctacctaggtacctaggtagctatCGCGCTGTATATTATGctatattatagtatattgGTATATccttattaataataatactatatacGTGTATTAATTTTTGGTTATTTCGCTTTAtagtcaaataaaattacacgtataatacaagtatcgtgcaagcgtaaaatctaaaacagtattgggctgtaccaggccaaggacagtgTGTATACTTATCAACcggtaaatatattatttgAAAACCCCTAGCAGGCGTAATGGGTGTTTTGGTAACCGTTATTAACCGCATCAATTCTAACAACACGGCTTATCAGAAATATTATTCAATACATCAAGACTTTTAATAGCCCGTCTCAATTAAGGAGCAACGCTCCGCTTTTCCTAATACTCTACTGCCGTATAGTCTATTCATATGCCTCTCAGCTTTTGATACATGATACATCTCAATCGTAGCgacttaaaaatatccccTACAACTCATCATGCCCTGGCTTCTCGCTGCTCTCCTTAGCCTTCTCAGTCTTCTCAGTCTTCTcgggcttcttctccttctccatggccttgatTTTCTCCAACATCTCTTCCAGTTGGTCTTCCGTGAAACGCTGACCCTTGAAATCTTCAGCGCCCTCGCCCTTCTTTGACTTTCCCTTCTTGAGGTTCTGGGcggcctttttggccttgccTCCAAAGCCTTTGGCTCCCTTGAGGGCCAGATCCATGCTGACCTTGTCAAGCTTCTGGATCTTCTCGGAAATGTCCTTGACAAGGAGAACAGGGTTCGCATTACTGGGCAGTTTCTCTTGTTGAGGCTGCATCTTACTAAGCCACTCACTGGTGGTTTTGACAAGTGTTTCCAAGTCCTTCAGTTCTTCCTTCTTAAACAGAGGTGGGATGGGGCCAGGCTGCTCCTCGGGCTTATTGTCATTCTTAGTGtccttggcgtcgtcgtcctcgagaCCATCGAACTCGCCCGTCGGAGTCTCGGCCGAAGCAGATGTCGTTGATGATCCGCTGGCGCTAGCGGAAGAAGCCGTTGCCTCCCACTCTTCATATTCTGCAATTTGCTTGTGTATGGAGTCAAGGTACTCGCTAATGCGCTTTATGGAATCCTTCAGTGCAGTGATCCGCCCAGGTCGCTTTTCGGCCTCTTCGATTCTCGTCTGTACAGGTACAACAACGTCTTGAAGAATCTTCAGCTTAGCTTTGAGGATTTCCGTAGTAGCGTCGGCTCCATCCCCAGATAACCAATCGCCGATTTCACTGGATTGTTTAGCCAAGTCAGCGCGTTCCTTCTCTGTCGAGGCATCGATGAACGAGTCTCCATCCAGGAGATCTCGGACATTATAAGTGTAGGCTTCAAGCTGGCTGAGAGCTTCCGCGCGCTgaaccttggccttgtcagaGGCTGCGAATGCTTTGAGTCTATCCTTGGCTTTGACCAGCTCGGACTTGGTCAGTGTAGGAGCGCCCGCCTTCTCCAACACAACTTCAACAGGAATTGAAACAGTCTGTTTTTGCTTCACCTCTCTGACTTCCTCGCTAGGGGCAGCTGACTCGGACGAACTGGAGGCGGTGGATGAGTCGGTCGTGGAGGATGAAGACGTGGCGGACGACTTGGCTTCTGCCTTCGGGGCCTCCTCAGAGCCCTCGGGTTTTTTAGAATCGGCATTCTTCTCATTGCCCTTGAGAGGCTTCTGATCCTTCTTCCCAAAGCCAAACAAGTTcttgacgccgtcgacaaTACGTTCCTTCACAGTTACTTCGGCCTCGCATTCTACAGCTGCCCTGACGACCTGGATCTCTCCATTTTCGCCAAGTAACTTAACACCAAGCTTGAACACAATTTCAGACTCCACGCAGGAGGGGTacttctccttgatggctGCCACAGTAGCAGTCAGGTTCTTAGTCGACAATGAAGCGATATCCctgtcgtcgtcaccaactTGTTGGTAGAAGGAAAGCGCAAAGTCATCGTGGTCGTTAAAAGTTATTTCCTTTGCGACACCGCCCAGAGGTGAGATAGCAGTCCAGAGACGCTGTCGCTTTTCGCCGTTCGCACGCTTCAGGCCGGCAGCGTACATGGGGCCTTCAAAGATCCTGATTTCCTTGACTCGAAAGCTAGGGCTCAACTCAGCGGCACGGAAACCGGCACCAAACACGGCAGCTTCATCAGAGTTAACAGTGGACTGTACTTTGTCAGCGGAGCCAGCAGCTTTTTCAAGAGCCTTCTGAACAAACGGAGTGCGAGTGGCACCTCCATGTAAGATGATGGAAGTCATGTCGCTCAATTCGATACCAGACATCTTAATGGCATCGTTGATGACGGCTTCGATTCTCTTAGCGTGAGCCTCAGACATGGTCTCAAAGTCGTCACGGGTGACCATGTACTTGAAGTCGACATCTTCGTAGAGCCCCTGGAAACTAGCCTGGGTGTTTTGACTGGCGCTGAGAACGTGTCGCAGTCGCTCggcttccttggccaacatggccattgtcCGTCCGTGGGACCTGACACCCTGAGCCGTGGCAGAAATGCCTTTTGCTGCCTGTGTCTCAACAAATTGTGAAATCATGTCATCCATGATCAGGTAGTTGAGGGAGTCACCACCAAGAGTCCTGTCCCAGCCGCTACCAAGAACCTGGACCTCCTGGACAGTCTTGTTGTATTTCCCGACATCTTTAACAGTACGGCTTTGGAAGCGCAGAACAGAGGCAGTGGTGTAACCGGCTCCCATGTCGAAGATGAGGTGGTACTCGGGCTTCTCGCCTGCATTAATGTTTGGGAACTGGCGACTAGTAGCGTAGTTCAAACCAACAGCCATGCCGTCGCTGATCAAGCTGAGGACCTTGAGGCCAGCTAATTCGGCGGCCAGATGAACAGCGCGCTTCTCCTCGACAGTGTAAAAGGAGGGGACAGTGAGTACGACGGATCGTACAGAAGAGCCATGACCGGCCGTTGCCTGGGCGTTCTTTTGTACGCTCTGGAGTTCCATAGCCAACAGCTCTTCAACCAGCCATGCATCTTCTTCGGGGACCAGTGTCTTGGTTTTGAAAGCAGCTGTGCCGCGTGTGCTATGAGCCTGCAGCTGCAAGGCTGGGTGACGTGCTGCATATTCTTGAACCGAGGCATCGTCGACGGGAAGGCCAAGAAGCGTCTTTAAGTTGGGGTAGACTTCGTCGGGAAACCGAGCGGCGACCGCCATGGCTTTCGCACCGTATAGTCGTTCGGGGAACTGAGCAGCCTTGGGGCCACTGTTGAGTGGCTTGAATGCAACTGCAGAGGTTTCTTTACGCCGGGAATCTTTCGTCAGGA is part of the Metarhizium brunneum chromosome 4, complete sequence genome and harbors:
- the EAPA_5 gene encoding Endothiapepsin, with the protein product MRAVPVLSAAFAALSLCAAVPFEGNTLDCFSLEAKSRPEGRRDFLSDWQAAHNRWGKTKPVPGSNMALKGDGSVTAEPLDNDQAYVTEVEFGTPAQKLKMILDTGSSDVWVQSSDSVYRVNENGPWAPRYLPKNSSTSTRVDKAFWGVEYLDGTTATGIVYRDTLRLGGLEMKHVAIESAQIMAPRFERETSVSGIMGLAKRLPNNITPPTPSFLSLLRSRLKKPVFTVDLRRNASSRFDFGYINESMAADNITWLDSNPDSPHWDIELELTAWRGKNPMWMYHKFQATVDTGTSLLFLPDPLASRYWEDVPGVQKSGLLSGVYKFPCEGSQDLPDLLFKLPTEHVIRIPGPYLNYGPLDTEPSLCWAGMQSAEDMAGTILGNVMLKAVFVAFDVGKNRIGLANKILHDA
- the hyou1 gene encoding Hypoxia up-regulated protein 1 — encoded protein: MANSRPSPLMMLLGAVIFFSANVFASAAVLGIDIGTEYIKAALLKPGTPLEIVLTKDSRRKETSAVAFKPLNSGPKAAQFPERLYGAKAMAVAARFPDEVYPNLKTLLGLPVDDASVQEYAARHPALQLQAHSTRGTAAFKTKTLVPEEDAWLVEELLAMELQSVQKNAQATAGHGSSVRSVVLTVPSFYTVEEKRAVHLAAELAGLKVLSLISDGMAVGLNYATSRQFPNINAGEKPEYHLIFDMGAGYTTASVLRFQSRTVKDVGKYNKTVQEVQVLGSGWDRTLGGDSLNYLIMDDMISQFVETQAAKGISATAQGVRSHGRTMAMLAKEAERLRHVLSASQNTQASFQGLYEDVDFKYMVTRDDFETMSEAHAKRIEAVINDAIKMSGIELSDMTSIILHGGATRTPFVQKALEKAAGSADKVQSTVNSDEAAVFGAGFRAAELSPSFRVKEIRIFEGPMYAAGLKRANGEKRQRLWTAISPLGGVAKEITFNDHDDFALSFYQQVGDDDRDIASLSTKNLTATVAAIKEKYPSCVESEIVFKLGVKLLGENGEIQVVRAAVECEAEVTVKERIVDGVKNLFGFGKKDQKPLKGNEKNADSKKPEGSEEAPKAEAKSSATSSSSTTDSSTASSSSESAAPSEEVREVKQKQTVSIPVEVVLEKAGAPTLTKSELVKAKDRLKAFAASDKAKVQRAEALSQLEAYTYNVRDLLDGDSFIDASTEKERADLAKQSSEIGDWLSGDGADATTEILKAKLKILQDVVVPVQTRIEEAEKRPGRITALKDSIKRISEYLDSIHKQIAEYEEWEATASSASASGSSTTSASAETPTGEFDGLEDDDAKDTKNDNKPEEQPGPIPPLFKKEELKDLETLVKTTSEWLSKMQPQQEKLPSNANPVLLVKDISEKIQKLDKVSMDLALKGAKGFGGKAKKAAQNLKKGKSKKGEGAEDFKGQRFTEDQLEEMLEKIKAMEKEKKPEKTEKTEKAKESSEKPGHDEL